One window from the genome of Pogoniulus pusillus isolate bPogPus1 chromosome 7, bPogPus1.pri, whole genome shotgun sequence encodes:
- the ITGB1BP1 gene encoding integrin beta-1-binding protein 1 isoform X2 — MFRKGKKRHSSSSSQSSEISTKSKSVDSSLGGLSRSSTVASLDTDSTKSSGQSNSNSDTCAEFRVKYVGAIEKLKHSESKSLEGPLDLINYIDVAQQDGKLPFVPGEEEFIMGVSKYGIKVSTSDQYDVLHRHALYLIVRMVCYDDGLGAGRSLLALKTTDAASEECSLWLYQCSSLEQAQAICKVLSTAFDAVLMSEKS; from the exons ATGTTTAGGAAAGGCAAGAAacggcacagcagcagcagctcccagagcagcgAAATCAGCACCAAGAGCAAG TCTGTAGATTCCAGTCTTGGAGGACTCTCCAGGTCTAGTACTGTGGCCAGTCTAGATACAGACTCTACGAAAAGCTCAG GACAAAGCAACAGCAATTCTGACACCTGTGCAGAATTCAGAGTCAAATATGTTGGTGCCATTGAAAAACTGAAACACAGTGAGAGCAAAAGCCTTGAAGGGCCCCTGGACCTGATAAACTACATAGATGTGGCACAG CAAGATGGCAAGTTACCTTTTGTTCCAGGTGAAGAGGAGTTCATCATGGGGGTGTCCAAATATGGCATCAAAGTCTCAACGTCTGACCAGTAT GACGTGCTGCACCGCCACGCGCTGTACCTGATCGTGCGCATGGTCTGCTATGACGATGGGCTGGGCGCGGGCAGGAGCCTGCTGGCCCTGAAGACCACGGACGCAGCCTCGGAGGAGTGCAGCCTCTGGCTCTATCAGTGCAGCAGCTTG gagcaAGCACAAGCCATCTGCAAAGTGTTGTCTACAGCCTTTGACGCGGTGCTGATGTCAGAGAAGTCctga
- the ITGB1BP1 gene encoding integrin beta-1-binding protein 1 isoform X1 — MFRKGKKRHSSSSSQSSEISTKSKSVDSSLGGLSRSSTVASLDTDSTKSSGQSNSNSDTCAEFRVKYVGAIEKLKHSESKSLEGPLDLINYIDVAQQDGKLPFVPGEEEFIMGVSKYGIKVSTSDQYDVLHRHALYLIVRMVCYDDGLGAGRSLLALKTTDAASEECSLWLYQCSSLTLRLGEQESNLFHHALIINHCIQDMENKELI; from the exons ATGTTTAGGAAAGGCAAGAAacggcacagcagcagcagctcccagagcagcgAAATCAGCACCAAGAGCAAG TCTGTAGATTCCAGTCTTGGAGGACTCTCCAGGTCTAGTACTGTGGCCAGTCTAGATACAGACTCTACGAAAAGCTCAG GACAAAGCAACAGCAATTCTGACACCTGTGCAGAATTCAGAGTCAAATATGTTGGTGCCATTGAAAAACTGAAACACAGTGAGAGCAAAAGCCTTGAAGGGCCCCTGGACCTGATAAACTACATAGATGTGGCACAG CAAGATGGCAAGTTACCTTTTGTTCCAGGTGAAGAGGAGTTCATCATGGGGGTGTCCAAATATGGCATCAAAGTCTCAACGTCTGACCAGTAT GACGTGCTGCACCGCCACGCGCTGTACCTGATCGTGCGCATGGTCTGCTATGACGATGGGCTGGGCGCGGGCAGGAGCCTGCTGGCCCTGAAGACCACGGACGCAGCCTCGGAGGAGTGCAGCCTCTGGCTCTATCAGTGCAGCAGCTTG acACTCAGGCTGGGTGAACAAGAGTCCAATCTCTTCCATCATGCTCTAATTATAAATCACTGCATCCAGGACATGGAAAATAAAGAGCTGATCTGA